The following DNA comes from Enterobacter sp. SA187.
ACCAGCTGGTGGAGAAAGAGTACGTCCATACGCCAGCGGATCTGTTCAGACTCACCGCCGGGAAACTCACCGGGCTGGATCGCATGGGGCCGAAATCCGCGCAGAATATCGTTAACGCGCTGGAAAAATCGAAAGAGACCACTTTTGCCCGTTTCCTGTACGCGCTGGGCATTCGTGAAGTGGGTGAAGCCACCGCCGCCGGGCTGGCAGCCTATTTCGGCACGCTGGACGCGCTGATCGCCGCCTCCATCGACGAACTGCAAAAAGTGCCGGACGTCGGCATTGTGGTCGCCACCCATGTGCGTCACTTCCTGGATGAAGAGAGCAACAGGGACGTTATCCGCCAGCTGGTGGAAGAAGTGGGGATCCACTGGGCGGCACCTGTGGTGGTCAATGCCGAAGAAATCGACAGTCCGTTCGCCGGTAAAACCATCGTGCTGACCGGCAGCCTGAGCCAGATGTCACGTGATGATGCCAAAGCGGCGCTGCTGGCGCTGGGGGCGAAGGTTGCGGGCAGCGTATCGAAGAAAACCGATCTGGTGATCGCCGGCGAAGCTGCCGGATCGAAGCTGGCGAAGGCGCAGGAGTTGGGGATAGAGGTAATCGACGAGGCGGAGATGATCCGTTTATTGGGTGCGTGAAATGGATAAAGCGCAGCTGATTGAAATCGCCAATACCGAAATGCCCTTTGGGAAATACAAAGGGCGCAGGCTGATTGATTTACCGGAAGAGTATTTGCTGTGGTTTGCCCGTAAGGATGAATTCCCCGCCGGGCATCTTGGTCAGCTGATGGCATTCACCCTGCTGATCAAAACCGAGGGGCTGACGCAGCTGGTACAGCCCCTGCGACGTCCTTAACCCTGCGTGGCGTCGGAGGCGGCCGCCTCCTGCGCCTGCAACACTTCTGTCTGATGCTTATAGCGTCGCGCCATCACCGCACAGACCATCAGCTGGATTTGGTGGAAAATCATCAGCGGTAACACCATCATGCCCACCGCCGACGCGGGGAAGAGAATGTTCGCCATCGGAATACCGTTGGCGAGACTTTTCTTCGAGCCGCAGAAAACAATAGTGATCTCATCAGCCTTGTTGAACCCGAAGCGGCGGGCGGCAAAGATATTGATGCCGATGATAATCGCCAGCAGCACAATGCTGACGACGACAATAAACAGCAGCGAGCCTGCGCCCACTTTATGCCAGATGCCGTTCACCACGGCCTCGCTGAAGGCTGAATAGACCACCAGCAGGATCGACGTCTGGTCCGTTTTCGAAATCCATTTTTTATGCTTAGTCACAAAGCCTGCGGTCCACGGACGCGACAGGTGGCCCAGCACGAACGGCAGCAGCAGTTGCAGCATAATTTTTCCTACCTGCTCAAGGCTGCCTTCCGCGCCATGCATATTCATCACCAGGCCCACCAGCAGCGGCGACAGGAAAATCCCCAGCAGACTCGACGCTGACGCCGAACAGACGGCCGCGGCCACGTTACCCCCGGCAAGGGAAGTAAAGGCAATGGCGGACTGCACGGTGGCGGGCAGAATGCACAGATACAGAAAACCGGTGTATAGCTCCGGGCTGACGTTAACCGGCGCCCACCAGGCAAACAGGACGCCCAGTACCGGGAACACCACAAAGGTGCTGCACATCACCCACAGATGCAGCCGCCAGTGGCTGCCGCCGGCGATGATGGCTTCGCGGGAGAGTTTTGCGCCATGCATAAAGAACAGCAGGGCGATGGCGGCGGTCGTCAGTCCCTCAAAAAAGGGCACAAAGCCACCGCGCGCCGGGAAGAACGACGCCAGTAATACCACCGCCACCAGCGTTAAGGTGAAGGGATCGAGAATGCGGAAAATTTTCATAAACACTCCTGAAGTCAGTATCGTTATTCTGCGTTTTTCTCTCTGCGAAATAAAAGTCATTTCTGTCATTCATTTATGAAACAGATAGGTTAAGGATCCGATACGTGCAATTCAGAAGAGTAAAAAAGGCAGGGCGGGGGAAAGGCCCGGCGGAAAGCCGGAGCCAGATGCAGTTGCGCGGTTAAATATAAATATCGATCTTGTGGTCGTCAGACGGGTTGTTGACGCCTTCGGCCTGGGTCAGCTGTTTTTGCTCTTGTTTCTTTTCCGCTTCTTTGGCCTGCTCGTTTTGCAGCTGCGCCAGCTGCGCCTGGAGCATCTGGATCTGCGCGCGGATCTGCTCCTGCTGCTTTTGCTTTTCTTCGACAGTGCCTGAGCCGTTCGCCACTTCTTTCAGCTGCGCGGTCAGTTTGTTGATTTTCTGCGTCAGACGGCTGATCTGCGCCGCGGTGTCGTTCCCTGCGCTGGACGAGCCAGCGCTGCCGCCGGTTTGCACTGACGGGGTGGTCGTCGAGATGGTGGTCATGATGAACTCCTTGTTTGCCATAAAATTGTTTTATCGGCATTTTTCAGCAGAGCTTGAGACTCGCACTCTTTACCATTGCCAGCGTAAATAATTCTGAGGACATTTTGCTGACCCCCGCCATTGATACAGAGGCGCTATCAATAGGCACCGAAAAGTGTATTGGTCAGGAAAGCCGATGACTCGTTATAAAGCCAGAGTACCCGCGGAACCCTCTCCGCATGGCAATACATAACGATTAAGGACGCGCCATGACCTCTTCGCATTTTTCAGATCATCCTTTTACCTGTGCTGACATCATCCGCGCACGCAAACCCAACTTCACCCCACGCGTGGCCTTTATTTTAGGTTCCGGGCTGGGCGCGCTGGCGGATCAG
Coding sequences within:
- a CDS encoding bile acid:sodium symporter family protein, whose product is MKIFRILDPFTLTLVAVVLLASFFPARGGFVPFFEGLTTAAIALLFFMHGAKLSREAIIAGGSHWRLHLWVMCSTFVVFPVLGVLFAWWAPVNVSPELYTGFLYLCILPATVQSAIAFTSLAGGNVAAAVCSASASSLLGIFLSPLLVGLVMNMHGAEGSLEQVGKIMLQLLLPFVLGHLSRPWTAGFVTKHKKWISKTDQTSILLVVYSAFSEAVVNGIWHKVGAGSLLFIVVVSIVLLAIIIGINIFAARRFGFNKADEITIVFCGSKKSLANGIPMANILFPASAVGMMVLPLMIFHQIQLMVCAVMARRYKHQTEVLQAQEAAASDATQG
- a CDS encoding DUF3820 family protein gives rise to the protein MDKAQLIEIANTEMPFGKYKGRRLIDLPEEYLLWFARKDEFPAGHLGQLMAFTLLIKTEGLTQLVQPLRRP
- a CDS encoding FlxA-like family protein, with product MTTISTTTPSVQTGGSAGSSSAGNDTAAQISRLTQKINKLTAQLKEVANGSGTVEEKQKQQEQIRAQIQMLQAQLAQLQNEQAKEAEKKQEQKQLTQAEGVNNPSDDHKIDIYI